In Oncorhynchus nerka isolate Pitt River linkage group LG26, Oner_Uvic_2.0, whole genome shotgun sequence, one DNA window encodes the following:
- the LOC115110410 gene encoding xaa-Pro aminopeptidase 3-like isoform X1, with product MLPSPNILTRSATQLVSYSKFWSQGHLWCPCRNVSVKPEGWKPQKVPPRYLGQLSPFTHPHLIKNGEVTPGLTQTEFDLRRQRLASLIEVQADRLGPTVSSNKHLVIVLSHPIRYMTNDIPYPFHQNQDFLYLTGILEPDSALVLCGTGRPDQAILFVPRRDPARELWDGPRSGKDGAAALTGVERVHCTEELGLVLKSLKGSTVWYDGSKPCHPGLHQTHVRPLLEGGPMVRSLRPLTHSLRALKSPAEVALMKEAGRITAQAFKKTMGMSQGDIDESLLYAKFDFECRAHGANFLAYPPVVAGGNRANTLHYINNNQIVKNGEMVLLDGGCEYFCYVSDITRTWPVNGKFSPAQAELYEGVLEVQKACLSLCSPGVSLDHIYSTMLALLGRQLKQLGIVKGSTSDADTLKAARRYCPHHVGHYLGMDVHDTPELSRSQPLQPGMAITIEPGLYICEDDDQVPDRFRGLGVRIEDDVVIQDEINPLILSSDTPKTIADVERACAQSWG from the exons ATGTTGCCCTCACCTAACATTTTGACCAGATCCGCTACCCAATTGGTGTCATACTCAAAGTTTTGGAGTCAAG GTCATCTGTGGTGCCCATGCCGGAATGTCTCCGTTAAACCAGAAGGGTGGAAACCGCAGAAGGTTCCACCAAGATACCTCGGCCAGCTAAGCCCCTTCACTCATCCACACCTCATAAAAAATG GTGAGGTGACCCCTGGCTTAACCCAAACAGAGTTTGATCTCCGTCGGCAAAGACTGGCCTCTCTCATTGAGGTTCAAGCAGATCGGCTGGGACCCACTGTTTCGTCCAACAAACACCTCGTCATAGTCCTCTCCCACCCAATCCGCTACATGACCAATGACATCCCCTACCCCTTCCACCAGAACCAGGACTTCCTCTACCTCACAGGCATCCTTGAGCCAGACAGCGCCCTGGTTCTGTGTGGTACCGGCCGCCCGGACCAAGCCATCCTCTTTGTACCCCGCAGGGACCCGGCCAGGGAGCTGTGGGACGGGCCCAGGTCAGGGAAGGACGGGGCGGCAGCGTTGACGGGGGTGGAGAGGGTCCACTGCACAGAAGAGTTGGGACTTGTACTCAAAAGCCTTAAAG GTAGCACTGTGTGGTATGATGGCTCCAAGCCCTGCCACCCTGGGCTCCACCAGACCCATGTTCGGCCCCTGTTGGAAGGGGGGCCCATGGTGCGCTCTCTCAGACCCCTTACACACTCCCTCAGGGCCCTCAAGAGCCCAGCCGAGGTGGCTCTCATGAAGGAGGCTGGTCGCATCACAGCACAG GCATTCAAGAAGACTATGGGTATGTCTCAAGGGGACATTGATGAATCTCTACTGTATGCTAAG TTTGATTTTGAGTGCCGTGCCCATGGAGCCAATTTCTTGGCCTATCCTCCTGTGGTTGCTGGTGGAAACCGAGCCAATACACTTCATTACATAAACAACAACCAGATTGTCAAG AATGGGGAGATGGTGCTACTTGATggagggtgtgaatacttctgtTATGTCAGTGATATTACTCGCACCTGGCCGGTGAACGGAAA GTTCAGCCCTGCCCAGGCAGAGTTGTATGAGGGGGTGTTGGAGGTGCAgaaggcctgtctgtctctgtgctccCCAGGAGTCAGTCTGGACCACATCTACAGCACCATGTTGGCTCTGCTGGGACGCCAACTCAAACAGCTGGGTATCGTGAAGGGCTCCACCAGTGATGCTGATACACTTAAG GCGGCACGGCGCTACTGCCCCCACCATGTTGGTCACTACCTGGGCATGGATGTACACGATACCCCTGAGCTTTCCCGCTCTCAGCCCCTCCAGCCTGGAATGGCAATCACAATAGAGCCAG GGCTGTACATATGTGAGGACGATGACCAGGTTCCAGATCGATTCCGTGGACTTGGGGTGAGAATAGAGGACGACGTTGTGATTCAAGACGAGATAAACCCCTTGATCCTGTCCTCTGACACACCCAAAACCATTGCTGATGTTGAAAGAGCCTGTGCACAGAGTTGGGGCTGA
- the LOC115110410 gene encoding xaa-Pro aminopeptidase 3-like isoform X2, with product MSPLNQKGGNRRRFHQDTSASEVTPGLTQTEFDLRRQRLASLIEVQADRLGPTVSSNKHLVIVLSHPIRYMTNDIPYPFHQNQDFLYLTGILEPDSALVLCGTGRPDQAILFVPRRDPARELWDGPRSGKDGAAALTGVERVHCTEELGLVLKSLKGSTVWYDGSKPCHPGLHQTHVRPLLEGGPMVRSLRPLTHSLRALKSPAEVALMKEAGRITAQAFKKTMGMSQGDIDESLLYAKFDFECRAHGANFLAYPPVVAGGNRANTLHYINNNQIVKNGEMVLLDGGCEYFCYVSDITRTWPVNGKFSPAQAELYEGVLEVQKACLSLCSPGVSLDHIYSTMLALLGRQLKQLGIVKGSTSDADTLKAARRYCPHHVGHYLGMDVHDTPELSRSQPLQPGMAITIEPGLYICEDDDQVPDRFRGLGVRIEDDVVIQDEINPLILSSDTPKTIADVERACAQSWG from the exons ATGTCTCCGTTAAACCAGAAGGGTGGAAACCGCAGAAGGTTCCACCAAGATACCTCGGCCA GTGAGGTGACCCCTGGCTTAACCCAAACAGAGTTTGATCTCCGTCGGCAAAGACTGGCCTCTCTCATTGAGGTTCAAGCAGATCGGCTGGGACCCACTGTTTCGTCCAACAAACACCTCGTCATAGTCCTCTCCCACCCAATCCGCTACATGACCAATGACATCCCCTACCCCTTCCACCAGAACCAGGACTTCCTCTACCTCACAGGCATCCTTGAGCCAGACAGCGCCCTGGTTCTGTGTGGTACCGGCCGCCCGGACCAAGCCATCCTCTTTGTACCCCGCAGGGACCCGGCCAGGGAGCTGTGGGACGGGCCCAGGTCAGGGAAGGACGGGGCGGCAGCGTTGACGGGGGTGGAGAGGGTCCACTGCACAGAAGAGTTGGGACTTGTACTCAAAAGCCTTAAAG GTAGCACTGTGTGGTATGATGGCTCCAAGCCCTGCCACCCTGGGCTCCACCAGACCCATGTTCGGCCCCTGTTGGAAGGGGGGCCCATGGTGCGCTCTCTCAGACCCCTTACACACTCCCTCAGGGCCCTCAAGAGCCCAGCCGAGGTGGCTCTCATGAAGGAGGCTGGTCGCATCACAGCACAG GCATTCAAGAAGACTATGGGTATGTCTCAAGGGGACATTGATGAATCTCTACTGTATGCTAAG TTTGATTTTGAGTGCCGTGCCCATGGAGCCAATTTCTTGGCCTATCCTCCTGTGGTTGCTGGTGGAAACCGAGCCAATACACTTCATTACATAAACAACAACCAGATTGTCAAG AATGGGGAGATGGTGCTACTTGATggagggtgtgaatacttctgtTATGTCAGTGATATTACTCGCACCTGGCCGGTGAACGGAAA GTTCAGCCCTGCCCAGGCAGAGTTGTATGAGGGGGTGTTGGAGGTGCAgaaggcctgtctgtctctgtgctccCCAGGAGTCAGTCTGGACCACATCTACAGCACCATGTTGGCTCTGCTGGGACGCCAACTCAAACAGCTGGGTATCGTGAAGGGCTCCACCAGTGATGCTGATACACTTAAG GCGGCACGGCGCTACTGCCCCCACCATGTTGGTCACTACCTGGGCATGGATGTACACGATACCCCTGAGCTTTCCCGCTCTCAGCCCCTCCAGCCTGGAATGGCAATCACAATAGAGCCAG GGCTGTACATATGTGAGGACGATGACCAGGTTCCAGATCGATTCCGTGGACTTGGGGTGAGAATAGAGGACGACGTTGTGATTCAAGACGAGATAAACCCCTTGATCCTGTCCTCTGACACACCCAAAACCATTGCTGATGTTGAAAGAGCCTGTGCACAGAGTTGGGGCTGA